CGCCGCGCAGTCAGTATTCCTCCGCTTTCCTGTGACGGCGGTCGTGCTTATGCGGGCGGACCTCGTCGTCGTCCGGCCGACGCTCCGATGCGGGGACTCGGACGCCGGGGCCTCGATGGGGCTCCACGTGGAGGTAGGCCCGGACGCGGTGGTGCTGCACCTCGGAGCCGCTGAAGTCGATGACGCGGCACTCGTACGTGCCCTCGTCGGAAGGTTTGACGCTGGACAGGCGCAGCTTGTGGGAAATGTTACTGCCGGCCACTTTCACCACCTAAAAGGCAAagacatttaatttaattcaacaAAATACTTTCgatactcctcagccttcccggtaaggtctattcaggtgtactggagaggaggttacgccggatagtcgaacctcgaattTAGGAGGAACAGTCTGGTTTTcaacctggtcgtggaactgtggaccagctctatactctcggcagggtccttgagggtgcatgggagtttgcccaaccagtctacatgtgctttgtggacttagagaaggcattcgaccgtgtaccccgggaagtcctgtggggagtgctcagagagtatggggtatcggactgtctgattgtggcggtccgctccctgtatgatcagcgtCAGACCTTGGTCCACATTgtcggcagtaagttggacacgtttccagtgagggttggactccgccaaggctgccctttgtcaccgattatgttcataacttttatggacagaatttcgaggcgcagtcaaggcgttgaggggatccggtttggtggctgcaggattaggtctctgctttttgcagatgatgtcgtcctgatggcttcatctggccaggatcttcagctctcactggatcggttcgcagccgagtgtgaagcgactgggatgagaatcagcacctccaagtccgagtccatggttctcgcccggaaaagggtggagtgccatctccgggttggggaggagatattgccccaagtagaggagttcaagtacctcggagtcttgttcacgagtgagggaaaagtggatcgtgagatcgacaggcggatcggtgcggcgtcttcagtaatgcggacgctgtatcgatccgttgtggtgaagaaggaactgagccggaaggcaaagctctcaatttacctgtcgatctacgttcccatcatcacctatggtcatgagctttgggttatgaccaaaaggacaagatcacgggtacaagcggcccaaatgagtttcctccgccgggtggcggggcttttccttagagatagggtgagaagctctgtcattcggggggagctcaaagtaaagccgctgctcctccacatggagaggagccagatgaggtggtttgggcatctggtcaggatgccacccgaacgcctccctagggaggtgtttagggcacgaccgaccggtaggaggccaaggggaagacccaggacacgttgggaagactatctctcccggctggcctgggaaggcctcgggatcccccgggaggagctggatgaagtggctggggagagggcttccctgcttaggctgctgcccccgcgacccgacctcggataagcggaagaagatggatggatggatgactactttcgatgttttaaaaaaaatgacagatAAAGGAATCTGTCCATTAGTTAGGACACGTCCACGGCCTCACAGACAGTTGGAAAATTATAGACGTATTTTCAAAAATGTGCACTCCCCCACTCTGTAGTGAAAAAAACACAACTAAGAGGCGTTacattacagtacattactgcacAAATACATCTTTATGCAGTACGTACATGGCATTGTAtacaacattaaataaataaataaatacatctttagatAATCACTTGAATGTGTCATTAATCATAATTGTAATGAAATACACACGTGCTATTAAATCTGTCAGTTTCTTTACCAGTGCAACTTTTTCAGGTGCACTTGGGTAACAAAGTTGAATATTCTAATGTGCTTTAATACTCACACTGATTTTAGTGGCGTCTTTGAAGGTCTTCTCCAAAGGTACGACCTGCAgagaatggtaaatggtaaatgggttatacttgtatagtgcttttctacctacaaggtacacaactttgacactatttccacattcacccattcacacacacattcacacactgatggcaggagctgccatgcaaggcgctaaccaccacccatcaggagcaagggtgaaaaaGAAACATCGCGTCCATCACATCCTCACACTTAAAGACCAGTGGAACTAtttggtgattttttttaaaattattttgccTTCACTCAGCTCGTGTAGCTGAGTGAAAAAGCgcttttcaaaattgtatttaattttttttatttttattaatcaatccaacaaaacaatacacaacaataccataacaatgcaatccaattccaaaaccaaacccgacacagaacaaaccaaatcaACAACAGGTATcattattagtaacaatttcaacatagcagtgattaaaaatcactcattgatattattattacagacatttatatataaaaaataaaataaaatgacattaaaaaaagactagtgtcacagtggcttacacttgcatcacatctcataaacttgacaacacactgtccaatattttcacaaagataaaataagtaatatttttggttcatttaatagttaaaacaaatttaaataatgaatggatagatggatggatcccatattccaatatatgactcattattatctaaactaaatgcagtttttcctactgatatcatctccgtagcttgtgtataccagtcagaatgtgttggactatcaacatctatccatgttTTTTAATATTAgactttttgttattatgcatattgaaagaaatgcatttttactctttgatgacacgttactaaaaatgtttttgtttgtttgtgtgtgaaaCCTTCTCAAAGCCTGTTTTGTTTTGccgaaaatatatatgtatatttatttgtatatataaatataatgtataataaaCAGGgcggcacggtggaagaggggttagtgcatctgcctcacaatacgaaggtcctgagtagtcttgggttcaatcctgggcttgggatctttctgtgtggagtttgcattttctccccgtgactgcgtgggttccctccgggtactccggcttcctcccacttccaaagacatgcacctggggataggttgattggcaacactaaattggccctagtgtgtgaatgtgagtgtgaatgttgtctgtctatctgtgttggccctgcgatgaggtggcgacttgtccagggtgtacgccgccttccgcccgattgtagctgagataggctccagcgccccccgcgaccccaaaagggaataagcggtagaaaatggatggatagatggatggatataataaacagtgttgggcgagttactgaaaaccagtaactagttacagttactagttact
This sequence is a window from Nerophis lumbriciformis linkage group LG23, RoL_Nlum_v2.1, whole genome shotgun sequence. Protein-coding genes within it:
- the LOC133622221 gene encoding V-set and transmembrane domain-containing protein 2-like protein is translated as MRAIVGLAHYVGLYLQLHAALVAGHVELENHLSANALFTEVPHDVSTQSGVDVEMACSFRGAGSPSSLEIQWWYVKDHRDWLKEPPQITNDVVPLEKTFKDATKISVVKVAGSNISHKLRLSSVKPSDEGTYECRVIDFSGSEVQHHRVRAYLHVEPHRGPGVRVPASERRPDDDEVRPHKHDRRHRKAEEY